A section of the Desulfuribacillus stibiiarsenatis genome encodes:
- a CDS encoding Rqc2 family fibronectin-binding protein, with protein MAFDGIVIRAITNELIDTIHGGKVEKIYQPLAKELIIKVRARGKSHQLFISCDPTHPRIHLTNTKYTNPEIPPMYCMLLRKYLEGSYVRRIEQWKLERMIKIEFEALNELGDTARFWLVVEIMGKHSNILFIDPSRKIILDSIHHVNRQVNSFRELLPGKEYTLPPTQDKLNVMEMNTESLETLLTAWKSKESSGEAVLWKQFFLHHFQGISPMISELLWEKSHQQPDQLINVANDLQLQLKQHDYQPCLVEQNNGKYIAFSAVDLQPLYKDAKVNSFASINACIDAFYQNKAQHFLVQRESHSIFQKVNSSLKRSKNKLEKLVRTLEGAEQAEQYRLMGELLTANLYQMQKGLQQVIVIDYYDPEQSELIIPLDPRLTPNENAQSYFKKYNKQKNSIPVVTEQIQVTRLEIDYLESILQQLETTELDDLAEIRQELEEEGYWFDNKTTQHKKKQKQQKIIPQKYVSSSGIDIWVGKNNKQNDVLTTQLADKLDTWLHTKDIPGSHVVIRSTQYDDTTLLEAAHLAAYFSKARESGQVPVDYTLVKHVKKPSGSKPGYVIYEQQKTLYINPDLHTIKTLVQK; from the coding sequence ATGGCATTTGATGGTATCGTAATCCGGGCTATCACGAATGAATTAATAGATACAATACACGGTGGAAAGGTTGAAAAGATTTACCAACCACTAGCAAAAGAACTGATTATTAAAGTCCGCGCTCGCGGAAAAAGTCATCAATTATTTATTTCATGTGACCCAACCCATCCGCGGATTCACCTGACGAATACAAAGTATACGAATCCTGAGATTCCACCAATGTATTGCATGCTATTACGTAAATATCTCGAAGGTAGTTACGTGCGCAGAATTGAACAGTGGAAACTCGAAAGAATGATTAAAATTGAATTTGAAGCTTTAAATGAACTCGGGGATACTGCACGTTTCTGGCTTGTTGTAGAAATTATGGGCAAACATAGTAATATTCTTTTCATCGATCCATCTAGGAAAATCATTCTAGATAGTATTCACCACGTCAACAGGCAAGTCAATAGCTTTCGTGAATTACTTCCAGGTAAAGAATATACGTTGCCTCCTACCCAAGATAAGCTTAACGTGATGGAAATGAACACAGAGTCTCTGGAAACCCTACTTACAGCTTGGAAAAGTAAAGAGTCTTCGGGAGAAGCTGTCTTGTGGAAACAATTCTTTCTTCATCATTTTCAAGGAATCAGCCCAATGATATCAGAGCTCTTATGGGAGAAATCACATCAACAACCGGACCAACTAATCAATGTAGCGAACGACTTACAATTACAATTGAAACAGCATGACTATCAGCCTTGTCTTGTTGAACAAAACAATGGAAAATATATTGCTTTTTCTGCTGTAGACTTACAACCATTGTATAAAGATGCAAAAGTCAATAGTTTTGCATCTATTAATGCTTGTATCGATGCTTTCTATCAGAACAAGGCACAACATTTTCTAGTGCAAAGAGAAAGTCATTCTATATTCCAAAAAGTAAACTCTTCTTTAAAACGATCAAAAAACAAACTTGAGAAATTAGTTAGGACATTAGAGGGAGCAGAGCAAGCAGAGCAATATCGATTAATGGGCGAACTTTTAACAGCCAATTTATATCAAATGCAGAAGGGGTTACAGCAAGTAATCGTCATAGACTATTACGATCCTGAACAGTCGGAGCTTATAATTCCACTAGATCCCCGTCTAACTCCTAACGAAAATGCCCAAAGCTACTTTAAAAAATATAATAAGCAAAAGAACAGTATCCCCGTTGTGACTGAACAAATACAAGTCACTCGATTAGAGATCGATTATCTAGAATCAATCTTACAGCAACTTGAGACGACGGAATTAGATGATTTGGCTGAGATTCGACAGGAGTTAGAAGAAGAAGGTTATTGGTTTGATAATAAGACCACACAACACAAGAAGAAGCAAAAGCAGCAGAAAATAATACCACAAAAATATGTATCTAGTTCAGGAATTGATATTTGGGTGGGGAAAAACAACAAACAAAACGATGTATTAACCACACAGTTGGCAGATAAATTAGATACGTGGTTACATACAAAAGATATTCCTGGCTCCCACGTTGTCATTCGCAGCACTCAATATGATGATACAACGCTGTTAGAAGCAGCCCATTTAGCTGCATACTTTAGTAAAGCCCGTGAATCTGGACAAGTACCTGTCGATTACACATTAGTAAAGCATGTAAAAAAACCAAGTGGATCAAAACCTGGTTACGTGATTTATGAACAACAGAAGACTCTATACATTAACCCAGACTTACACACAATAAAAACCTTAGTGCAAAAATAG
- a CDS encoding PilZ domain-containing protein, with product MERRRLDRFGMNIPVMLEVHQWEGDGSFKGQKIEGILSDISEKGLGIISKYPLAIEMFVQITIVNEEQILPLIGKIIRIEILEPNEQFKYGCILSGTSLSRQLALQDYIHNKFGA from the coding sequence ATGGAAAGACGGAGACTAGATCGATTTGGTATGAACATACCAGTTATGTTAGAGGTGCATCAGTGGGAAGGTGATGGATCTTTTAAAGGGCAGAAGATTGAAGGCATTCTCAGTGATATTTCTGAGAAAGGTTTGGGCATCATCTCAAAATACCCTTTAGCAATAGAAATGTTTGTTCAAATTACAATTGTCAATGAAGAACAGATTTTACCGCTTATAGGGAAAATTATAAGAATAGAGATTCTAGAGCCAAATGAGCAATTTAAGTACGGTTGCATCTTGTCAGGAACATCTTTAAGCAGACAACTTGCGTTACAAGACTATATTCATAATAAGTTCGGAGCTTAA
- the dapF gene encoding diaminopimelate epimerase: MKFTKMHGLGNDFVVVNEKTVPTDVLDLAVKVCDRNFGVGADGLVYILPSEIADFQMRIFNSDGTEAEQCGNAIRCVAKYIYDYQLTAATEINLETKAGIQAVSLTVVDSKVTAVRVNMGSPILEGEKVPTIFNENPVIEKEIMIDGTSLCFTAVSMGNPHAVIFVDTIENHFVKGLGPIIEKHEYFPRKTNVEFVEILNQSEVNMHVWERGCGETLACGTGACATAVAAYLTGRTGPSVTVRLKGGDLFIEWDQEQNVVYMTGPSTVVFTGTWLL, translated from the coding sequence TTGAAATTCACGAAAATGCATGGTTTAGGGAATGATTTTGTTGTAGTTAATGAAAAAACTGTACCTACAGATGTACTGGATTTAGCAGTCAAAGTATGTGATCGCAATTTTGGTGTAGGGGCTGACGGTTTAGTATATATTCTACCATCGGAAATAGCGGACTTCCAAATGCGTATCTTTAACTCTGATGGAACGGAAGCGGAACAATGTGGAAATGCGATTCGTTGCGTTGCTAAATATATCTATGATTATCAATTAACGGCTGCCACGGAAATAAACTTAGAGACGAAAGCCGGCATACAGGCTGTCTCGCTTACAGTTGTGGATAGTAAAGTAACGGCTGTGCGAGTCAATATGGGCTCTCCAATCTTGGAAGGCGAAAAGGTTCCAACAATTTTTAATGAGAATCCTGTGATAGAAAAGGAAATCATGATTGATGGCACCTCTCTATGCTTCACTGCTGTTTCTATGGGAAACCCACATGCCGTGATATTTGTTGATACAATTGAAAATCACTTTGTGAAAGGTCTAGGACCTATCATTGAGAAACACGAGTATTTCCCACGTAAGACGAATGTCGAATTTGTTGAAATTCTGAACCAATCAGAAGTGAATATGCACGTATGGGAACGTGGGTGCGGCGAAACCTTAGCCTGTGGTACTGGGGCATGTGCTACTGCTGTTGCGGCTTACTTAACAGGACGGACAGGGCCAAGTGTAACGGTGCGTTTAAAAGGTGGAGACTTATTTATTGAATGGGATCAAGAACAGAATGTTGTTTACATGACTGGACCTTCGACGGTAGTTTTTACAGGAACATGGCTTTTATAG
- a CDS encoding YicC/YloC family endoribonuclease, giving the protein MLKSMTGYGRSTQSFLGYSVTVEMKAVNHRYKEVVIRMPRDIISLEEPIKKRIGDRVKRGRVDVFITIEQDKGLQESIQINPDIIAAYIIAAKKIAEEHPDVKNDLSILDIMRLPDAVSVKKFEISVDEFAEPLGLLVEQALVELLEFRKNEGISLEQDFQNRLAVTEEYVSSIETTILSSITEYTDKLRKRLNELLVDINIDEDRLALEVVIFADRTNIDEELTRLKSHIYQFRKFLKEEDAIGRKLDFLVQEMNREINTIGSKANHIDLSNYVIEVKSELEKIREQVQNVE; this is encoded by the coding sequence ATGTTAAAAAGTATGACTGGCTACGGGAGATCAACTCAATCTTTTCTTGGCTACAGTGTTACTGTTGAGATGAAGGCTGTGAATCATCGCTACAAAGAGGTTGTGATTCGAATGCCTCGCGATATCATTTCATTAGAAGAGCCAATCAAAAAGCGAATTGGTGATCGTGTAAAACGTGGTAGAGTTGATGTATTTATAACCATTGAGCAAGACAAAGGTTTACAAGAATCAATTCAAATCAATCCTGATATCATCGCAGCATATATTATAGCAGCCAAGAAAATTGCCGAAGAGCATCCAGATGTCAAAAATGACTTATCAATACTTGATATCATGAGACTTCCTGACGCCGTTTCAGTGAAAAAGTTCGAAATTTCAGTGGATGAGTTTGCTGAGCCATTAGGATTACTCGTTGAACAAGCCCTTGTCGAACTCTTAGAGTTTCGAAAAAATGAAGGGATAAGTCTTGAGCAGGATTTCCAAAATCGTCTAGCAGTCACAGAAGAGTATGTATCAAGCATCGAAACTACAATCCTTTCATCAATTACTGAATATACTGATAAATTAAGAAAAAGATTAAATGAATTATTAGTAGACATCAACATTGATGAAGATCGTTTAGCACTTGAAGTCGTTATATTTGCCGATCGGACGAACATAGATGAAGAACTTACGAGGTTGAAAAGCCATATATATCAATTTCGCAAGTTTTTAAAAGAGGAAGACGCTATTGGCAGGAAGTTAGATTTCTTAGTACAAGAAATGAATCGTGAAATCAATACCATTGGTTCAAAAGCAAATCATATAGATTTAAGTAATTATGTAATTGAAGTCAAAAGTGAATTGGAAAAAATAAGGGAACAAGTTCAAAATGTTGAGTAA
- the remA gene encoding extracellular matrix/biofilm regulator RemA, with protein MSIKLINIGFGNIVSAHRIISIVSPESAPIKRIIQEARDRGMLIDATYGRRTRAVIITDSDHVILSAVQPETVAHRLTSKDTSSSSAADESDE; from the coding sequence ATGAGTATTAAGCTTATAAATATTGGGTTTGGTAATATCGTATCTGCCCATCGAATTATTTCCATTGTAAGTCCGGAGTCAGCACCTATTAAACGTATCATACAAGAAGCAAGAGACCGTGGTATGTTAATAGACGCAACTTATGGTCGTAGAACACGAGCTGTCATTATAACGGACAGTGATCATGTGATTCTATCGGCAGTTCAACCAGAAACAGTGGCTCATCGCCTGACATCAAAAGATACTTCTTCTTCATCAGCTGCTGATGAAAGTGATGAATAG
- the gmk gene encoding guanylate kinase encodes MNREEGLLIVLSGPSGVGKGTVCKQIRCRQKLQHLKYSVSATTRAPREGEANGVDYFFKQKEEFEDMINNGELLEWAKYVDNYYGTPYSFVQDQLKAGYDVILEIEVQGALQVRKRVGKEGIFIFLVPPNVEELKRRILERASETDESMNRRLKAMEQEMKLIQHYDYCVVNDDIQLTCELVESIVNAEHCKVERNKIKYEQWL; translated from the coding sequence ATGAATAGAGAAGAAGGATTATTAATTGTTTTATCAGGGCCTTCAGGTGTGGGAAAAGGTACTGTTTGCAAGCAAATTCGTTGTAGACAGAAATTGCAACATCTAAAATATTCGGTATCTGCGACAACTCGAGCTCCTCGAGAAGGAGAAGCCAATGGGGTCGATTATTTCTTTAAACAAAAAGAAGAGTTTGAAGATATGATAAATAATGGCGAGTTGCTTGAATGGGCGAAATATGTAGATAATTATTATGGAACCCCGTATAGTTTCGTACAAGATCAGTTAAAAGCAGGGTATGATGTAATTCTTGAGATTGAAGTACAAGGTGCTTTACAGGTACGGAAGCGTGTTGGGAAAGAAGGAATCTTTATATTTTTAGTTCCTCCGAATGTTGAGGAGTTAAAACGTAGAATATTAGAACGTGCTTCTGAAACAGATGAGTCGATGAACAGGCGTTTAAAAGCGATGGAACAAGAAATGAAACTGATACAGCATTATGATTACTGCGTAGTCAATGATGATATCCAACTCACTTGTGAGTTAGTCGAGTCAATTGTGAATGCAGAACATTGTAAAGTGGAACGAAACAAAATCAAGTATGAACAATGGTTGTAA
- the rpoZ gene encoding DNA-directed RNA polymerase subunit omega, whose translation MLYPSIDKLLTMVDSKYTLVVAASKRARILNEGEESLLLSTHNKKNVGIGLEEIYNKKINCVHENK comes from the coding sequence ATGTTATATCCATCAATTGATAAATTGTTAACAATGGTAGACAGTAAATATACGTTAGTAGTGGCAGCTTCAAAAAGAGCAAGAATTCTTAATGAAGGTGAAGAGTCTCTATTATTATCCACGCATAACAAGAAAAATGTAGGAATTGGACTTGAAGAAATCTATAACAAAAAAATTAACTGTGTACATGAAAATAAATAA
- the coaBC gene encoding bifunctional phosphopantothenoylcysteine decarboxylase/phosphopantothenate--cysteine ligase CoaBC: protein MKRVVIGVTGGIAAYKVANICSKLKQNGNDVRVMMTQSATEFITPLTFQSLTGNRVISDTFETPDAGVSHIEWAEWADCILIAPATANIIGKVRHGIADDFVSTILMATRKPVLFAPAMNVHMYENPIVQSNIQELMRYGYHFIEPDEGYLACGYHGKGRLADENKIINAVNQLINIDAPNNLSLHGKHILITAGPTQEAIDPVRYISNYSSGKMGYALAEAAVILGAKVMLISGPTNLAVPKGVSVIQVITAEQMLNAVLEELPRHDIVIKSAAVADYRPKQFASQKIKKTDGFMTIELEKNSDILLEIKNHKLPHQVIVGFAAESENVIDNAKSKLLRKDLDMIVANDISHGDSGFMVDNNKVTILTRSGQSIDLPLQSKQIIARRILEQIQNKE from the coding sequence GTGAAACGAGTAGTGATTGGAGTTACTGGTGGAATAGCAGCCTATAAAGTAGCAAATATCTGTAGTAAACTAAAACAAAATGGGAACGATGTGCGAGTCATGATGACGCAGTCAGCAACAGAGTTCATAACCCCTCTAACGTTTCAATCCTTGACCGGAAATCGGGTAATTAGTGATACATTTGAAACACCTGATGCAGGTGTCAGCCATATTGAATGGGCAGAATGGGCAGATTGCATTCTAATAGCGCCAGCCACAGCGAATATCATCGGAAAAGTTCGGCACGGAATCGCGGATGATTTCGTCTCTACAATCCTTATGGCTACCAGAAAACCAGTACTTTTTGCACCGGCAATGAATGTTCATATGTATGAGAACCCAATTGTTCAGAGTAACATTCAAGAGTTAATGCGGTATGGTTACCATTTTATTGAACCTGATGAAGGTTATCTAGCATGTGGTTACCACGGAAAAGGTCGTCTTGCGGATGAAAACAAAATAATTAATGCTGTAAATCAATTAATCAATATAGATGCACCGAACAATCTTTCGTTGCATGGGAAGCACATTCTAATTACGGCAGGTCCAACGCAAGAAGCAATAGACCCTGTACGTTATATATCGAACTATTCTAGTGGCAAGATGGGTTATGCTTTAGCAGAAGCCGCCGTCATTCTTGGCGCTAAAGTGATGTTAATATCTGGGCCTACAAATTTGGCAGTGCCAAAGGGGGTCTCCGTAATCCAAGTCATTACGGCAGAACAAATGCTAAATGCTGTACTGGAAGAATTGCCGAGACATGATATTGTTATCAAATCAGCGGCTGTCGCAGACTATCGACCAAAGCAATTTGCATCGCAAAAAATAAAAAAGACCGATGGGTTTATGACGATAGAACTTGAAAAAAACTCTGATATTCTATTGGAAATTAAAAATCATAAACTGCCTCATCAGGTGATTGTTGGTTTTGCGGCAGAAAGCGAAAATGTTATAGATAACGCGAAAAGTAAATTATTGCGAAAAGATCTTGATATGATTGTGGCTAATGACATATCACATGGTGATAGTGGTTTCATGGTCGATAATAATAAAGTAACAATCCTAACGCGAAGTGGACAATCCATAGATTTACCGCTTCAGTCCAAACAGATAATAGCGAGAAGGATTCTTGAACAAATTCAAAATAAAGAGTGA
- the priA gene encoding primosomal protein N', whose translation MYAKVMVDVPTKGEGYYTYKVPNELQSSLMKGMRVIVPFGRKKVEGFVTDIQTDLVDIDISKIKMIDELLDDLPVLSEEMLQLGQWMSERYFNRKTTVWQSMLPAGIKSSAQLVINSTITAEQLQDIIISELEREILNYLIFHPNSRLIQLQEKFKDIEQTLEHLKKMNYIEEKKAFSIQSRPQVLQYAKWNLKPIEFHTLDELNSDQDKVLDQMFKKAPKQKAIAKLLLMPEYASGMAVTSIIQKLGSTRQTLKAMENAGYITITEKEILRTPDSQPFLPQTNISQLTDEQKLSLQQIKESIDQRTKDIFLLHGVTGSGKTEVYIQAIDSVLKKKRQAIVLVPEISLTPIIVDRFKQRFGDKVAIMHSRLSVGERYDEWRRIRSGQAEVVIGARSAIFAPFHNIGIIIIDEEHEASYKQEETPRYDAREIAIFRAKWHESVIVLGSATPSVESYFCAQTGKYKLLELKERVHQQEMPEMLIVDMRKELSKNNYSSFSHLLQEELISTYENGHQSILFLNRRGHSNTVICRDCGKVSYCPFCHVSMTYHHKASKLQCHYCNHQIDHVNRCETCKGDNLQLFGLGTEKIEEQIRELLPTAKVLRMDVDTTKKKGSHQAIIQQFHSGKADILIGTQMVAKGLDFPNVATVGIISSDVGLNLPDFRAAEKTFQLITQVAGRAGRHHVQGKVIVQSYNHDHYSIQHAIHYRYQEFYQAEIEMRKKLGYPPFSRLVYFTVTHSAEQTARDFAKKFVDMLEQINQQHDSRIFILGPTPSPISKIKNQFRFSIILKYAQWNETSQMIQTAVAGIADIMYKSNVILNIDVNPQVLL comes from the coding sequence ATGTATGCTAAAGTGATGGTAGACGTGCCTACGAAAGGTGAAGGCTATTATACGTATAAAGTCCCTAATGAACTACAGAGTTCTCTTATGAAGGGAATGCGCGTAATCGTACCATTTGGTAGGAAAAAGGTTGAAGGTTTTGTTACGGATATACAAACGGATTTAGTTGATATAGACATATCAAAGATTAAGATGATTGACGAATTATTAGATGATCTTCCTGTTTTAAGTGAAGAAATGTTGCAATTAGGACAGTGGATGTCGGAACGGTATTTCAATCGGAAAACGACAGTTTGGCAATCCATGCTTCCTGCGGGTATTAAATCTTCTGCTCAATTGGTTATCAATAGCACGATCACAGCGGAACAATTACAAGATATTATTATTAGTGAGCTCGAGAGAGAAATCTTAAATTACTTAATATTTCATCCGAATTCTCGATTGATCCAATTGCAAGAAAAGTTTAAAGACATTGAGCAAACCCTAGAACATCTAAAGAAAATGAATTATATAGAAGAAAAAAAAGCATTCTCGATTCAATCTAGGCCCCAAGTTCTACAATATGCAAAGTGGAATTTAAAACCGATTGAGTTTCATACGTTAGACGAACTCAATAGTGATCAGGATAAAGTGCTTGATCAAATGTTTAAGAAGGCACCCAAACAAAAAGCAATCGCAAAGTTATTATTGATGCCTGAATATGCGAGCGGAATGGCAGTCACTTCGATAATACAAAAGCTTGGTTCTACTAGGCAAACACTGAAAGCAATGGAGAACGCAGGGTATATCACTATTACTGAAAAAGAGATATTAAGAACCCCAGATTCCCAACCTTTTTTGCCTCAAACTAACATTTCGCAACTGACGGATGAGCAAAAGCTAAGCTTACAACAAATCAAGGAAAGTATTGACCAGCGCACGAAGGATATCTTTCTCTTACATGGCGTTACAGGTAGTGGAAAGACAGAAGTTTACATTCAGGCTATTGACAGTGTACTTAAGAAAAAACGACAGGCAATTGTGTTAGTTCCAGAAATATCTTTAACCCCTATCATTGTCGACAGATTTAAGCAGCGCTTTGGTGACAAAGTAGCCATTATGCACAGTCGATTAAGCGTTGGAGAAAGATATGATGAGTGGAGAAGAATACGAAGTGGACAAGCAGAAGTAGTGATTGGTGCTCGTTCAGCGATATTTGCTCCATTTCATAATATCGGGATTATAATCATAGACGAAGAACACGAGGCAAGTTATAAGCAAGAAGAGACACCACGTTATGATGCTAGAGAAATCGCTATTTTTCGGGCGAAATGGCATGAAAGTGTAATTGTATTAGGCAGTGCTACTCCGTCAGTAGAGTCTTATTTCTGCGCTCAAACTGGTAAATATAAGCTTTTGGAGCTTAAAGAAAGAGTACATCAACAAGAAATGCCTGAAATGCTCATTGTTGATATGAGGAAAGAACTTTCTAAAAACAATTACAGCTCCTTTAGTCACTTACTACAAGAAGAATTAATCAGTACCTATGAAAATGGGCACCAATCTATTCTATTTCTAAATCGTAGGGGACATTCAAATACCGTAATCTGTCGAGATTGCGGGAAAGTGAGTTATTGCCCGTTTTGTCATGTATCGATGACTTATCATCATAAAGCAAGTAAGCTTCAGTGTCATTATTGTAATCATCAAATAGACCACGTGAATCGATGCGAAACCTGTAAGGGTGATAACTTACAACTATTTGGATTAGGCACTGAAAAAATAGAAGAGCAAATTCGTGAACTATTGCCCACAGCAAAAGTGTTACGAATGGATGTCGATACGACCAAGAAAAAAGGTTCCCATCAAGCAATCATTCAACAGTTTCATAGTGGCAAAGCAGATATTTTGATAGGGACACAAATGGTAGCAAAGGGGTTAGATTTTCCTAATGTCGCTACAGTGGGTATTATTTCTTCTGATGTTGGATTGAATCTTCCTGACTTTAGAGCTGCGGAGAAGACATTTCAACTCATTACTCAAGTCGCTGGAAGAGCGGGGAGGCACCATGTACAAGGGAAAGTCATTGTGCAGAGCTATAACCATGACCACTATAGTATCCAACACGCCATTCATTACCGATACCAGGAGTTTTATCAAGCGGAAATTGAAATGAGGAAAAAGTTAGGTTATCCGCCATTTAGTCGATTGGTATATTTCACTGTGACCCATAGTGCAGAACAGACTGCAAGGGATTTCGCTAAGAAGTTTGTCGATATGTTAGAACAAATCAATCAACAGCATGATTCGAGAATCTTCATTCTTGGTCCAACGCCGTCCCCTATTTCAAAAATTAAAAATCAGTTCCGATTTAGCATTATTCTTAAATATGCACAATGGAACGAAACAAGTCAAATGATACAAACTGCAGTTGCAGGAATTGCAGATATCATGTATAAAAGTAATGTTATACTTAATATTGATGTGAATCCGCAAGTGTTATTATAA
- the def gene encoding peptide deformylase, which yields MAIRIIRKNEDPVLREVSIPVQNINKNVHKLLDDMADTMYDADGVGLAAPQIGILKRVVIIDIGDGIIELINPEVIDASGEMPGPEGCLSFPGLTGEVCRSEFVKVKALDRNGEEFTVEGTGLLARALQHEIDHLNGVVFLDIAENIYENKR from the coding sequence ATGGCAATTCGTATCATACGAAAAAATGAAGATCCAGTATTGCGAGAAGTATCAATTCCTGTTCAAAATATCAACAAAAATGTCCATAAATTATTAGATGATATGGCGGATACTATGTATGATGCTGATGGTGTTGGCTTAGCTGCCCCACAGATTGGTATCCTAAAACGTGTAGTTATCATCGATATTGGTGATGGAATAATTGAGTTAATTAATCCAGAAGTTATTGATGCATCGGGTGAAATGCCTGGACCAGAAGGATGCTTGAGCTTTCCAGGACTTACTGGAGAGGTATGCCGATCAGAGTTTGTTAAAGTGAAGGCATTAGACCGAAATGGTGAAGAATTTACAGTCGAAGGCACAGGACTATTAGCGAGGGCTTTACAACACGAAATCGATCACTTGAATGGTGTTGTATTTCTCGATATAGCAGAAAACATCTATGAGAATAAGAGATAA
- the fmt gene encoding methionyl-tRNA formyltransferase: MRILFMGTPDFAVPCLQALIDNQYNVIGVVTQPDRPKGRKLQLAPPPVKVLAEQYNIPVYQPEKISKREEVERFQQLDIDLVVTAAFGQILSNDFLAIPKLGCINVHASLLPKYRGGAPIHWSVINGETETGVTIMYMVQKLDAGPMLTQKKVAILPTDTTGIVYEKVTQAGAELLIETLPDLIAGRLNPVEQTESEATFAYNICREDERIDWDKPAITIYNQIRGLNPWPGAYTYYQNQVLKVWASEIYPMNRNQSMEENDTKEDIPGMIVRIDKNGIVVATGAGYLLLTELQPAGKKKILGKDFVNSGKVLIKDILGKE; the protein is encoded by the coding sequence ATGCGCATTTTGTTCATGGGTACACCTGACTTTGCGGTTCCTTGTTTACAAGCATTAATTGACAATCAATATAATGTGATTGGCGTCGTTACACAACCGGACCGTCCAAAAGGAAGAAAATTACAATTAGCTCCACCGCCAGTAAAGGTTCTGGCTGAACAATATAATATTCCTGTATACCAACCAGAAAAAATCTCTAAAAGAGAAGAAGTGGAACGTTTTCAACAGTTAGATATTGATTTAGTGGTTACTGCCGCATTTGGACAAATCTTGTCGAATGATTTTTTGGCAATCCCGAAGCTTGGTTGTATCAATGTGCATGCGTCATTATTGCCTAAGTATAGGGGAGGAGCACCCATCCATTGGTCAGTGATTAATGGAGAAACTGAGACTGGTGTTACCATTATGTATATGGTTCAGAAATTAGACGCTGGTCCTATGCTTACTCAGAAGAAAGTTGCTATTTTACCTACTGATACCACGGGTATTGTCTATGAGAAAGTAACACAGGCAGGCGCAGAATTGTTAATAGAGACATTACCAGATTTGATCGCAGGTCGTCTTAATCCGGTGGAACAGACAGAAAGTGAAGCTACATTTGCATATAACATTTGTCGTGAAGATGAACGAATTGATTGGGACAAACCAGCAATTACAATATATAATCAAATTAGAGGGTTAAATCCATGGCCAGGAGCTTACACATACTATCAGAATCAAGTGTTGAAGGTATGGGCTAGTGAAATTTACCCGATGAATAGAAATCAGAGCATGGAAGAAAATGATACTAAGGAAGATATACCAGGGATGATTGTCAGAATTGATAAAAATGGCATTGTCGTGGCTACTGGTGCAGGTTATCTATTGTTAACAGAATTACAACCTGCGGGTAAGAAGAAAATCCTTGGGAAAGACTTTGTGAATAGTGGGAAAGTATTGATAAAAGATATTTTAGGGAAAGAGTAG